In Saccharomycodes ludwigii strain NBRC 1722 chromosome III, whole genome shotgun sequence, one DNA window encodes the following:
- the RPN7 gene encoding proteasome regulatory particle lid subunit RPN7 (similar to Saccharomyces cerevisiae YPR108W | RPN7 | Regulatory Particle Non-ATPase) — protein sequence MSNQKENKKKRATEPVVKRVPNYEVSELAFLLEISNEPTSSTTTNDLIAKIEKDSMAPYYKYLKEEKKVTALVWDEKLYSKMLEENANKIEELRKIIAKIEEDDEGELERAQSWVNLGEYYAQIGDFDNAIEVLTKAMDVAVSSGAKIDIMLTITRLGFFYNDQNFVKNKLEQVNGLIEKGGDWERRNRYKTYKGIHCLATRNFKEASQLLVDSLATFTSLELTSYENIATYASVAGLFSLDRTDLNVKIINSPEILSMLNTTPALQSISSLTISLYTSDYQSYFPFLLETYDNVLIPCKYLNKHADYFIREMRRKVYAQLLESYKTLSLKSMAQSFGVSVEFLDNDLCKFIPNKQLSCVIDRVNGVVETNRPDNKNAQYHTLIKQGDSLLTKLQKYTAAVRLTGDNVATKVVTGGVANN from the coding sequence ATGTCTAatcaaaaggaaaataaaaaaaaaagagctACAGAACCCGTTGTTAAAAGAGTCCCAAATTATGAAGTATCTGAATTGGCATTCCTTTTGGAAATATCAAACGAACCAACTTCAAGCACTACCACTAATGATTTAATCGCCAAGATTGAAAAAGATTCCATGGCAccatattataaatatttaaaagaagagaaaaaggtGACTGCATTGGTATGGGATGAAAAACTATATTCTAAAATGCTTGAAGAAAATGCAAACAAGATTGAAGAGTTGAGGAAAATTATAGCTAAAATAGAAGAGGACGATGAGGGTGAATTAGAAAGAGCCCAATCTTGGGTTAATTTGGGCGAGTATTATGCTCAGATTGGTGATTTTGATAATGCAATTGAAGTTTTAACTAAAGCTATGGATGTTGCCGTCAGTTCTGGTGCCAAAATTGATATCATGTTGACGATAACGAGATTAGGATTTTTCTATAATGACCAAAACtttgttaaaaacaaattggaACAAGTTAATGGattaattgaaaaaggCGGTGACTgggaaagaagaaatagaTACAAAACTTACAAAGGTATTCATTGCTTAGCGACTAGAAACTTTAAGGAGGCTTCTCAGTTGTTGGTTGATTCTTTAGCCACTTTCACCTCATTAGAGCTAACTTCTTATGAAAACATTGCCACCTACGCATCTGTTGCCGGCCTTTTTTCCCTAGATAGAACTGACTTAAATGTCAAAATTATCAACTCACCAGAAATTTTATCTATGCTAAACACTACACCAGCTTTACAATCCATATCATCATTAACCATTTCCTTATATACTTCTGACTACCAAAGTTATTTCCCCTTTTTATTGGAAACTTATGATAATGTTTTAATACcatgtaaatatttaaacaaaCATGCGGATTATTTCATTAGGGAAATGAGAAGAAAGGTATATGCACAACTATTAGAGTCATATAAAACATTATCTTTGAAGTCCATGGCCCAATCTTTTGGAGTTTCCGTTGAGTTTTTGGACAACGACTTATGTAAGTTCATTCCTAATAAACAATTGAGCTGCGTTATTGATAGAGTCAATGGGGTTGTAGAAACTAACAGAccagataataaaaacgcTCAGTATCATACTTTAATCAAACAGGGAGACAGTTTATTAACTAAGTTGCAAAAATATACTGCTGCTGTTAGATTAACCGGTGATAATGTAGCAACTAAAGTTGTTACTGGTGGTGTGGCTAATAACTGA
- the CTT1 gene encoding catalase T (similar to Saccharomyces cerevisiae YGR088W | CTT1 | CaTalase T): MITENSKKANVYSTANGFPYLHHPYGAMYSKPNGSLLLRDAHLIESLAHFDRERTPERVVHAKGGGCRFEFELTDSLSDLTIAAPYQEVGYKCPGIVRFSTVGGETASPDTARDPRGVSWKFYTKWGNHDWVFNNTPVFFIRDPNKFPHFIHTQKRFPQNNLGQSFDTSMYWDYLTQNLESIHQITYMFGDRGTPASWGEMNSYSGHTFKFVNKDGIFTYVQYHILADAGFKTLSNEEAAKLAGESPDYNQASLFTDLNNGKHPTYTCYIQTMTSEQAANFKYSINDLTKVWPHKDFPLRRFGKITLTENVGNYFSEIEQVAFSPSNTCIPGIDPSNDPVLQSRLFSYQDTQRHRLGTNYQQLPVNRPNNLVCPFTGKSYAGECPFNAVNFQKNGPMCFDNYGSNSNYISSFDRNIEFISNPCDIVREKSSNPSHSLFEGIVLDEQTKKHVEDEICVRLKQQAVIESKIDEVFYVSGVSQLDLEQPRRLYEKVYNEEDKKTFVKNVVSHASRISKEYIKVRVAQYFGLLNQDLGKAIAEGLNVEWEPITFGKYVESIGLVETI; this comes from the coding sequence ATGATTACTGAAAACAGCAAGAAAGCAAATGTTTATTCGACTGCCAATGGGTTTCCTTATTTACACCATCCATACGGTGCAATGTATTCCAAACCCAATGGctcattgttattaaggGACGCTCATCTAATTGAATCCCTTGCTCATTTTGATAGAGAAAGGACACCGGAAAGAGTGGTTCATGCTAAAGGTGGGGGTTGTAGGTTTGAATTTGAATTAACTGATTCACTAAGTGATTTGACCATAGCTGCCCCATATCAAGAAGTTGGCTATAAATGTCCTGGTATTGTTAGGTTTTCCACCGTTGGTGGCGAAACAGCTTCGCCAGACACTGCAAGGGATCCAAGAGGTGTTTCTTGGAAATTTTATACCAAATGGGGTAACCACGATTgggtttttaataatactcctgttttctttattagAGACCCAAACAAGTTTCCCCACTTTATTCATACTCAAAAACGGTTTCCACAAAACAATTTGGGTCAAAGCTTCGACACCTCTATGTATTGGGATTATTTGACTCAAAACTTGGAATCTATCCATCAGATCACCTATATGTTTGGTGATAGAGGTACTCCTGCCTCCTGGGGAGAAATGAATTCCTATTCAGGCCACACctttaaatttgttaataaaGACGGGATTTTCACCTATGTGCAATATCACATTCTTGCAGATGCTGGATTCAAGACATTGAGTAATGAAGAGGCAGCTAAATTGGCTGGAGAGAGCCCAGATTATAATCAAGCCTCATTGTTTACCGACTTGAACAATGGCAAGCATCCTACATATACTTGTTATATTCAAACAATGACTTCTGAGCAAGCAGCCAACTTTAAATACTCTATTAATGATCTAACCAAAGTTTGGCCGCATAAGGATTTCCCATTAAGAAGGTTTGGTAAGATTACTTTGACTGAAAACGTTGGAAACTATTTTTCAGAAATTGAACAGGTTGCCTTTTCTCCAAGTAATACTTGTATCCCAGGCATCGATCCATCCAACGACCCGGTTTTGCAATCTAGATTATTTTCCTACCAAGATACACAAAGACATAGACTAGGTACTAACTATCAACAATTGCCGGTCAATAGGCCTAATAATCTAGTTTGTCCATTTACTGGCAAATCTTATGCTGGCGAATGCCCATTCAACGCTGtaaatttccaaaaaaatggaCCCATGTGTTTTGATAATTATGGTTCTAATTCGAATTATATTTCCTCATTTGACAGAAACATCGAGTTTATTTCCAACCCATGTGATATTGTTCGGGAAAAAAGTAGTAATCCTTCACATTCCCTCTTTGAGGGTATTGTTTTGGATGAACAGACTAAAAAACATGTTGAAGATGAAATCTGTGTAAGATTGAAACAGCAAGCTGTTATTGAATCCAAAATTGATGAAGTTTTCTATGTCAGCGGAGTGAGTCAGCTAGATTTAGAACAACCAAGACGTTTATACGAAAAAGTTTATAATGAAGAAGACAAAAAGacttttgttaaaaatgttgTTTCACATGCCTCCAGAATCTCCaaagaatatattaaagTAAGAGTTGCTCAATATTTTGGGTTATTAAATCAAGATTTAGGTAAAGCTATAGCTGAAGGTTTGAATGTTGAGTGGGAACCGATTacttttggaaaatatgtTGAGAGTATTGGATTAGTTGAAACTATTtag
- the GAS5 gene encoding 1,3-beta-glucanosyltransferase (similar to Saccharomyces cerevisiae YOL030W | GAS5 | Glycophospholipid-Anchored Surface protein) translates to MLPKLLTTSLFLFLVLFSSNLKFKLFADAATEDSTDSKTPPVTVKGNAFWITNTSSSTNTTRFYIRGVDYQPGGSSNLTDPLADEDACARDVKYFEELGINTVRVYTIDNSESHDSCMKILQEHGIYLILDVNTPTSAIDRDNPKCSYNADYLQNVFATIDEFAKFDNVLGFFAGNEVINNSTNTYTAPYVKAVVRDMKKYLKARNYRQIPVGYSAADVSSNRLLTAEYFNCGNDSDARIDMFGVNDYSWCGDSSFTLSGYSQKVELYKGYSVPIFLSEFGCNEVVSSRPFTEVQAIYSDKMSGVFSGGLVYEYTNETNNYGLVQIDPDNSTNVTILQDFTNLQKQYASVENPSGDGGYSDSYNYSTCPSYEEGTWEVNITIPEMPTAASIYFKSGAGQAYGTGLSTESDCVDDDDYDDSSSSSMISASSSTVHTNTSSIISASSSSIINKSNSTSKSNSTITTHASITSNSTIITRNSSTSNTTITKHGSSTIVNTKSITDSIISSNSADKDASATASSSILSSNSDSSGSSTGTAKSKALASHNIELPMIIQAICSLLNIFII, encoded by the coding sequence ATGCTACCCAAGTTACTAACaacatcattatttttgtttcttgttttattttcatcaaatttGAAGTTTAAACTATTTGCTGATGCGGCCACTGAGGACAGTACCGACAGTAAAACACCACCAGTTACGGTCAAGGGGAACGCATTTTGGATTACTAACACCTCTTCCTCAACCAACACCACTAGATTTTATATAAGAGGTGTTGACTATCAACCGGGTGGATCCTCTAATTTAACTGATCCATTAGCGGATGAAGATGCATGCGCCCGTGATGTCAAATATTTCGAGGAATTAGGTATAAACACAGTAAGGGTTTACACCATAGATAATTCCGAGTCACATGATTCTTGTATGAAGATATTACAGGAACATGGTATCTACTTGATCTTAGATGTTAATACACCAACTTCAGCTATTGACAGAGATAATCCCAAATGTTCATATAATGCAGACTACTTGCAGAATGTTTTTGCTACTATTGATGAATTTGCCAAGTTTGACAATGTTTTGGGATTTTTTGCTGGGAATGAAGTTATCAATAACAGCACCAACACTTATACAGCACCATATGTGAAAGCAGTTGTCAGAGATATGAAAAAATACCTCAAGGCTAGAAATTATAGACAGATTCCAGTTGGGTATTCTGCTGCCGATGTAAGTAGCAATAGGTTATTAACTGCCGAGTATTTTAATTGTGGTAATGATTCAGACGCTAGAATCGATATGTTTGGTGTGAATGATTATTCGTGGTGTGGTGATAGTTCATTTACTCTTTCTGGGTATAGTCAAAAAGTGGAATTATACAAGGGTTATTCTGTTCCTATATTTTTAAGTGAATTTGGTTGCAATGAAGTTGTCAGCTCAAGACCATTTACTGAAGTGCAAGCTATATATTCGGACAAAATGAGTGGCGTTTTCAGCGGTGGTCTAGTTTACGAGTATACTAACGAAACCAATAACTACGGATTGGTTCAAATAGATCCAGACAATAGTACCAATGTCACCATTTTACAGGATTTTACTAATTTACAGAAGCAATATGCTAGTGTCGAAAATCCTAGTGGTGATGGTGGGTACAGTGATAGTTACAATTATTCTACTTGTCCAAGCTATGAAGAAGGTACATGGGAAGTGAACATTACTATTCCTGAGATGCCAACCGCTGCTAGTATTTACTTTAAATCAGGGGCAGGTCAAGCGTATGGTACTGGTCTATCCACAGAATCTGATTGCgtagatgatgatgattatgatgatagtagtagtagtagtatgATTAGTGCTTCATCAAGCACCGTTCACACAAATActagtagtattattagtgctagtagtagcagtatCATCAATAAGAGTAATAGTACAAGTAAAAGTAACAGTACAATTACTACACACGCTAGCATTACAAGTAACAGTACAATTATCACACGCAATAGCAGTACAAGTAACACTACAATTACTAAGCATGGTAGCAGCACTATTGTTAATACGAAATCTATTACTGATTCGATCATTTCATCTAACTCAGCTGATAAAGATGCATCTGCTACTGCATCTAGTTCCATTTTGAGTTCAAATTCTGATAGTTCTGGCAGTTCTACTGGCACAGCTAAGTCCAAAGCTTTAGCTAGTCATAATATTGAATTACCTATGATTATACAAGCTATTTGCTCactattaaatatatttataatttga
- the SLG1 gene encoding Slg1p (similar to Saccharomyces cerevisiae YOR008C | SLG1 | Synthetic Lethal with Gap) has protein sequence MSGYSYVNCYSSLPDGFSFANSYSYQSSGYCYDSCSGSKYFATFNSGECYCGDGNASLDGVSTSSSCTSYCYGYKQEMCGGESSYSVYELDDYVESDDTSSSDTTEKTTSSSTSANTQVTLSSSSSSSSSTTTSSISNGMIQVSVSLLQTGSTSVSNSPSSSSSSSSSSSSSSSSSSSSSSSSSSSSSSSPSSSSSSSPSSSSSSSPSSSSVGFSTSYFSSSPTSSDSFYSSILNDISSESSSSSSSSSSSSSSSSSSSSSSSSSSSSSSSSSSSSSSSSSAISSTTSSSSAENDVTVVPSTSEQIITSYAVLTSTASDSVNVVYSTSLQTTGGSTVYVTKIISTSSPQTTGSSSNGKTSQGSSGSSKKLVGPIVGGVVGGVVGLIIFIIAGLFLLRRYNAKKEEERLEREYQEAIKPRPYLADEYNEYLKTDGDGNNKKGGIISSAADDTEYDNNDDDSHDSSDNKYNNAATTGVYSEDKYTNNPFGDDFATTSSTSPGTTSTSGMNSSNALLSTYKNGNHDDVEKHNTGNVNRNFSTDTKFSYSTTATNDHAYGSNPLAHNNTANDTTFANNANTLQVPNAHNGSNNNNNNNNNNNGVQVEDTGSVVEGRQQKLTIVNPDEDE, from the coding sequence atgaGTGGGTATTCGTACGTAAACTGTTATTCAAGTTTACCTGATGGGTTTTCGTTTGCtaattcatattcatatcaATCTTCAGGATATTGCTACGACTCCTGTAGTGGATCCAAATACTTTGCTACATTTAACAGTGGTGAATGTTATTGTGGCGATGGAAATGCTAGTTTAGACGGCGTTAGTACTAGTTCTTCTTGTACTTCATATTGTTACGGTTATAAGCAGGAAATGTGTGGTGGTGAGAGTTCATATAGTGTTTATGAATTAGATGATTATGTAGAAAGTGATGATACTTCTAGTAGCGACACTACTGAAAAAACTACTAGTTCAAGTACCAGTGCAAATACTCAAGTGACATTGAGCAGTAGCTCCAGTTCTAGTAGTAGTACTACCACTTCTTCAATATCTAACGGCATGATTCAAGTAAGTGTATCTTTACTTCAAACTGGTAGTACAAGTGTATCTAATAGCCCTAGTTCTTCTAGTAGTTCTTCTAGTTCTTCTAGTTCTAGTAGTTCTTCTAGTAGTTCCTCTAGTAGTTCTTCTAGTAGTTCTTCTAGTAGTTCTCCTAGTAGTTCCTCTAGTAGTTCTCCTAGTAGTTCTTCTAGTAGTTCTCCTAGTAGCTCCTCTGTTGGGTTTTCTACAAGTTATTTTAGTAGCTCTCCTACTAGTTCTGATAGTTTCTACTCCAGTATATTGAACGATATTAGTTCTGAAAGTAGCAgtagcagtagtagtagcagtagcagtagcagtagcagcagcagtagcagtagcagcagcagcagcagcagcagcagcagcagtagCAGTAGCAGCAGCAGTAGCAGCAGTAGCAGTGCAATTAGTAGTACAACTAGTAGCAGTAGCGCAGAAAATGATGTCACCGTGGTTCCCTCAACTTCAGAACAGATTATTACCAGCTATGCTGTTCTAACTTCTACTGCCTCAGACTCAGTCAACGTGGTTTATTCTACATCTTTGCAAACCACGGGTGGTTCAACTGTTTAtgttacaaaaataatttctaCTTCCTCACCACAAACTACAGGAAGCAGTTCTAATGGTAAAACCAGCCAAGGAAGCTCTGGTAGTTCCAAGAAATTAGTTGGGCCCATTGTAGGTGGTGTTGTAGGTGGTGTTGTTggtttaattatttttataattgcTGGGTTATTTTTGCTAAGACGTTATAATGctaagaaagaagaagaaaggtTAGAAAGAGAATATCAAGAGGCTATTAAGCCTAGACCATACCTAGCTGACGAATATAATGAATATTTAAAGACTGATGGTGACggaaacaataaaaagggTGGTATTATAAGCAGTGCTGCTGATGATACTGAGTATGATAACAATGACGACGATAGTCATGACAGCAGcgataataaatacaataatGCTGCCACCACTGGTGTATATAGCGAAGATAAATATACGAATAATCCATTTGGGGATGATTTCGCTACCACCTCCTCTACATCACCTGGAACTACTAGTACGAGTGGTATGAATAGCAGTAACGCATTACTATCAACATATAAGAATGGAAATCATGATGATGTTGAAAAACATAACACTGGGAATGTTAATAGGAATTTCAGCACAGATACCAAGTTTAGTTATTCTACCACAGCTACAAATGATCATGCCTATGGTTCTAATCCATTGGCTCATAATAATACCGCGAACGATACTACTTTTGCAAATAATGCAAATACTTTACAAGTACCGAACGCTCATAACggcagtaataataataataataataataataataataatggcgTACAAGTTGAAGACACCGGTAGTGTTGTTGAAGGCAGACAACAAAAATTGACTATTGTAAACCCAGACGAAGACGAATAG
- the CUB1 gene encoding Cub1p (similar to Saccharomyces cerevisiae YPL260W | CUB1 | Cu2+ suppressing and Bleomycin sensitive) yields MSQYQEVVPEEEESILNYFLEVRNSLSHLKQDRKQYLNSKDVQKIYQQVLTQVRKLDAIRSKHNGPNASDGPNVLISNNRVDSVLDDVFQLLSLSFITVGLKNSAPATYASLSTVQRLLEHLEESKVYTHHDLRPIKERLNEISVIVTKNNYKTYVYDYDQEDQPEISEIEDKNKVEEDLLLRAKLKHCMDEYQKIENNIEETDPQLQSLTERLYSIRRNLLSLAAATRKTPGSSSTNLVADKNVMFKVKEYEKELSELESHRDEFGKFKSLETGKVVENGQNVLNGLLDDCHDLLSDLLHHHSSGLEKDPNLKKIYESLIEIKTSLENLLVTRRWTLRETDLFTYQKRLSDIDSMRVNGKFPTSVNGNGDPDNKKSQSILLYLLRRCYAIIYKLLESSEPVSESLQRIHNQLTTVRRCLLDLKRMGGVDSERELYPYQMKLASLDNLRTDGKFYDDDGNIPEGQGTLNALLSECFDILHELKIEAEEKEEQRERERSTAKQKIDSDNNLENNSDIIEESDSSCSSSNNSIKKGSDANTNSKITLDEESQDEDAIKLTKDSTTRDVADFEETGGNGTNDTHHLKYLNDNEYNSTGEDEEDEEEEAEEEGDGNVSSSSSSNVEDAESLSKSTNTRTGNRKEGSVELLKKATTSGMAHGKDNKKKTNSISTISTNTGTEKGGIHEDVDYSDHSYKDYDDDDVEDSEEEEKKEQGNNDDDDDLKLQKMKE; encoded by the coding sequence ATGTCCCAATATCAGGAAGTCGTACCGGAGGAGGAGGaatctattttaaattattttctagAAGTTAGAAACTCATTGTCACATCTAAAACAAGAtagaaaacaatatttaaaCTCCAAAGACGTGCAAAAGATTTACCAACAAGTTTTAACTCAAGTCAGAAAATTGGATGCAATCAGAAGCAAGCATAATGGTCCCAATGCTTCTGACGGCCCTAATGTCCTAATTTCTAATAATCGTGTTGATAGTGTTTTAGATGATGTGTTTCAATTATTAAGTTTGAGTTTCATCACTGTTGGTTTGAAAAACTCTGCTCCTGCCACTTACGCTTCATTGTCTACTGTTCAAAGATTATTAGAGCATTTGGAAGAGTCTAAGGTTTATACTCACCATGATTTAAGACCAATTAAGGAAAGACTAAATGAGATCAGTGTAATAGTtaccaaaaacaattacAAAACGTATGTTTACGATTACGATCAGGAAGATCAACCTGAGATCAGCGAGATTGAGGATAAGAATAAAGTTGAAGAGGACTTATTGTTACGTGcgaaattaaaacattgTATGGATGAATACCAAAAAATTGAGAACAATATTGAAGAAACCGATCCCCAGTTACAAAGTCTTACTGAAAGGTTGTATTCTATTAGAAGAAATCTACTAAGCTTGGCTGCCGCAACAAGAAAGACCCCTGGTTCTAGTAGTACTAATCTAGTCGctgataaaaatgttatGTTTAAAGTTAAAGAATACGAGAAAGAATTATCTGAATTAGAATCACACCGTGATGAATTTGGGAAATTCAAAAGTCTGGAAACTGGCAAAGTTGTGGAAAATGGTCAAAATGTATTGAACGGTTTATTAGATGATTGTCATGATTTACTTAGCGATTTGTTGCATCACCATAGCAGTGGTCTTGAAAAAGACCCcaatttgaagaaaatttatGAAAGTTTAATTGAGATCAAAACCTCTTTGGAGAATTTGTTGGTTACCAGAAGATGGACTTTGAGAGAGACTGATTTGTTTACTTATCAGAAAAGGTTATCTGACATTGATTCTATGAGGGTTAATGGTAAGTTTCCAACAAGCGTTAATGGCAATGGCGATCCTGATAACAAAAAGTCACAAAGtattttattgtatttGTTACGTAGATGTTACGCGATTATCtataaattattggaaaGTAGTGAGCCTGTCAGTGAGAGTTTACAGAGAATACATAACCAATTAACTACTGTTCGCCGTTGTTTGTTAGATTTGAAGAGAATGGGTGGTGTTGACAGTGAAAGAGAATTGTACCCATATCAGATGAAACTAGCTTCTTTAGACAATTTAAGAACCGATGGTAAGTTTTATGACGATGATGGTAATATACCGGAAGGCCAAGGTACTTTGAACGCTTTACTAAGCGAAtgttttgatattttgCATGAATTAAAGATTGAAGCtgaagaaaaggaagagcaaagagaaagagaacGTTCTACCgctaaacaaaaaatagacagtgataataatcttgaaaataatagtgaTATTATTGAAGAAAGTGATAGCAGTTGTAGTAGCAGTAACAACAGTATCAAAAAGGGCTCGGATGCTAATACAAATAGCAAAATAACTTTAGACGAAGAATCGCAAGATGAAGATGCTATTAAGCTAACTAAAGATTCAACTACTAGAGACGTAGCCGACTTTGAAGAGACGGGTGGAAACGGTACCAATGATACACATCATctcaaatatttaaatgataatgaGTATAATAGTACAGGCGAAGATGAGGAAgatgaggaagaagaagcagaagaagaaggagacGGGAATGTTAGTTCTTCAAGTTCTAGTAACGTTGAGGATGCCGAGAGCCTTAGCAAAAGTACAAATACAAGGACTGGAAACCGTAAAGAAGGCTCAGTCGAATTATTGAAGAAAGCTACCACTAGTGGTATGGCACATGGTAAggataacaaaaaaaaaacgaataGTATTAGCACTATAAGCACTAATACTGGTACGGAGAAGGGAGGTATTCATGAAGATGTTGATTACAGCGATCATAGTTACAAGGACtatgacgatgatgatgtCGAAGATAGcgaggaagaagaaaaaaaagaacagggaaataatgatgatgatgatgatcttaaattacaaaaaatgaagGAGTga
- a CDS encoding thioredoxin peroxidase DOT5 (similar to Saccharomyces cerevisiae YIL010W | DOT5 | Disruptor Of Telomeric silencing), whose amino-acid sequence MATKTDIKTTSNHLRRSSRLAAVLNKRKEEEEEEEEKKIKNVLAASTKSNKKRKTTNIVASDSPKKEQDKEPREKLEKDQEQDQEQEQEKEQEKEQEKEKEQEKEQEQEEKSELENEKKQKKETNNVKATSTVLEIGEKVPDNIELQTESGTLLNVYKDILSKHKYVLIFAYPKASTPGCTVQAQGFKKLVDDGALPLDEKDAKIIGLSADLPKAQLKFKEKYKLPYNLLCDPNRVLISLLGASKNGGKGTIRSHWVFVDGVLKFKNIQISPEKSNKVGESQLSELLK is encoded by the coding sequence atGGCTACCAAAACTGATATCAAAACAACTTCAAATCACTTACGTCGTTCATCAAGACTTGCTGCCGTTTTAAATAAACgtaaagaagaagaggaagaggaggaagaaaagaaaatcaagAATGTCCTTGCTGCCAGTACTAAATCTAacaaaaagaggaaaacTACTAATATTGTTGCGAGTGACTCCCCTAAAAAGGAGCAAGATAAAGAACCAAgagaaaaattagaaaaagacCAAGAACAAGACcaagaacaagaacaagaaaaggaacaagaaaaagaacaagaaaaagaaaaagaacaagaaaaagaacaagaacaggaagaaaaaagtgaattagaaaacgaaaaaaaacaaaaaaaggaaactAACAACGTCAAAGCTACAAGTACTGTTCTTGAAATTGGAGAAAAAGTTCCAGATAATATTGAATTACAAACCGAGTCTGGCACGTTATTAAATGTTTACAAAGATATCTTATCTAAACACAAATACGTTTTGATTTTTGCTTACCCAAAGGCTTCAACTCCAGGTTGCACAGTGCAGGCACAAGGTTTTAAAAAGCTTGTAGACGATGGTGCCTTGCCCCTGGATGAAAAGGATGCCAAAATCATTGGCTTAAGTGCTGATTTACCAAAAGCCCAATTGAAATTTAAGGAAAAGTACAAGTTACCATATAACCTATTGTGTGATCCTAACAGAGTTTTGATTTCTCTATTAGGTGCCTCTAAAAACGGCGGCAAAGGCACTATAAGATCTCACTGGGTTTTCGTTGATGGTGTTTTGAAATTCAAGAATATTCAAATATCACCagaaaaaagtaataaagTTGGTGAATCCCAGCTATCAGAATTATTGAAATAG